The DNA region TAGAGTCGGAAATCAATGAATGATCCTCTTGCCAAAAAACAGAAGATGGAACCAGGGTATTAAAAAAACTGAAACGAAGGGTGACGGAATGATTCGAAATTGGCCATGCATTGATATCGCGCATTACAGCCTGGTAATAAAAACCATTATTGGTTTGGGTCGATCCCACCAAAGCGCTTAAAACTAAAAAGAATAGAAGGGCCAGCCGTTTCATAACTTTACGAGTTTGAATTGATAGGTCCTGCCACTATTCACACCTAGAATATTCAGAAAATAGTATCCTGAATTTAATGCCGGTAAATCTGGTTGGTACAAATTAACCCCAGTATTTAATTTGCTTTGAAAAACAATTTGTCCGCTCAAGGAATACAATTTTACTTCCAAAGCTTCATCACTTCCTTCAATGCGCATGGTAAATGAATCCGAAAAGGGATTTGGAAAAACATATAAGTTGATTGGGTTCAATTCCGGTATTCCAACCGTGTAAATTTCAGGTTGAAGAAATCCTTGAGTAAAAGTAATTCCATTAGAAGAAAGTGTACTGGAAATTAATTCGCCGGGATTCGAATTTAATTCAATCTGTGCGTTGGAAGCTACTCCTGCCGATGAGCTTATTACATATGGAGTAATAGACTGCGCATTTATTCCATAAAAATGAAATAAAAAGAAAAAACTAATGAATGAAATTTTTCCAAAAATTATCGTAGTTCTTTTCCCAGGCATGACATCCAAAAGGCAATTGTTGATGATTCTTTTCAAATAATTCTTGCGGAAAGCGATCAAAGCCGAATGCAATTTCTTCGGAAAATGGCGCCACTCTAAAGCCCTTGTAAATTTGGGCTGCCCAAACCGACCAGAAAACATCTTCATTGTTACCGAATTCCTTCACGAAATTTAGTGAATTGTTACGATACCCTGCCATTCTGGCTAATATAATTGGTGAACGGAGCAAAAGACCTGACCAATTATGGAATTTTTGATGTTCCTTCCATACATTTTTAGGGGAATCCATGATTCTCCATTTTTTTAAGACCCTAA from Flavobacteriales bacterium includes:
- a CDS encoding T9SS type A sorting domain-containing protein translates to MPGKRTTIIFGKISFISFFFLFHFYGINAQSITPYVISSSAGVASNAQIELNSNPGELISSTLSSNGITFTQGFLQPEIYTVGIPELNPINLYVFPNPFSDSFTMRIEGSDEALEVKLYSLSGQIVFQSKLNTGVNLYQPDLPALNSGYYFLNILGVNSGRTYQFKLVKL